A single genomic interval of Blastocatellia bacterium harbors:
- a CDS encoding regulatory protein RecX yields MTDQQSYDKIMARALRLLALRPRSREELRQKLLEKNPRYESIISQVIARLGELGYLDDVRFAADYAHMRVETKPVGRRRLKNELRKRMIAEDLIDRTLDDIYTRETETTLMDRAVEGWIRRRGHPHTRAEMKRLFDYLLRLGFEPSQVRERLQKISSIAIEDDPQGNE; encoded by the coding sequence ATGACAGACCAGCAATCCTATGACAAGATCATGGCGCGGGCGCTGCGTCTTCTGGCACTCCGTCCTCGCAGCCGGGAGGAACTCCGTCAGAAACTTCTTGAGAAAAATCCCAGGTACGAGTCCATCATCAGCCAGGTCATCGCTCGACTGGGAGAGCTTGGCTACCTGGATGATGTTCGGTTCGCTGCGGACTACGCCCACATGCGCGTCGAAACGAAACCCGTCGGTCGCCGCCGGTTAAAAAACGAACTGCGCAAGCGAATGATCGCTGAAGATCTCATTGATCGAACCCTCGATGACATCTATACCCGGGAGACGGAAACCACCCTTATGGACCGCGCCGTTGAAGGGTGGATTCGTCGCCGGGGTCACCCTCACACCCGCGCTGAAATGAAAAGACTTTTTGACTATCTCCTCCGGCTTGGATTTGAGCCCTCTCAGGTGAGGGAAAGACTTCAAAAAATCAGTTCCATTGCTATCGAGGATGACCCTCAGGGCAACGAGTGA
- a CDS encoding TPM domain-containing protein: MNCRGQRGVKVAVIVAAVLIKCVAASDFPSPVGYINDFAGVIDSESKEAMETLIRRFREQAGIEIAVVTIPSLGGMPIEEYSIELARRWGIGQKKENTGLMILIVPSERKWRLEVGYGLEGDIPDGLAGEIGRRMTPYFRAGQYGEGLLLGVRSVVQTIAAKRGLTIEGAERPVAPARRARKATGGVLVGLFTALVFLFVIGAFVFAIIAASSRSRWAGRRRWGVGSDWYWYPIIFGGGGSGGFGGRRGGSSHGWSGGGFGGFGGGSFGGGGASGSW, encoded by the coding sequence ATGAACTGCCGGGGACAACGGGGTGTGAAAGTCGCGGTCATTGTCGCTGCGGTCTTGATAAAGTGCGTCGCCGCGTCAGATTTTCCATCGCCTGTTGGATACATCAACGACTTTGCCGGAGTGATTGACAGTGAAAGTAAGGAGGCGATGGAAACACTCATTCGCCGGTTCCGGGAACAAGCGGGGATTGAAATTGCAGTTGTAACGATCCCTTCGCTCGGCGGAATGCCCATTGAAGAGTATTCGATTGAGCTGGCGCGGCGGTGGGGTATCGGACAGAAGAAGGAAAATACCGGCCTCATGATCCTCATTGTTCCCTCCGAACGGAAGTGGCGGTTGGAGGTGGGGTATGGGCTAGAGGGGGACATCCCCGACGGACTGGCCGGAGAGATCGGGCGGCGCATGACTCCGTACTTCCGCGCCGGGCAATACGGCGAAGGGTTACTTCTTGGCGTTCGGAGTGTGGTCCAGACTATTGCGGCGAAACGAGGGCTCACCATTGAGGGAGCGGAAAGGCCCGTCGCTCCTGCTCGTCGAGCGAGGAAAGCCACGGGCGGCGTCCTGGTCGGTCTTTTTACGGCTCTCGTTTTTCTTTTCGTCATCGGAGCTTTCGTTTTCGCCATCATCGCTGCCAGCTCGCGGAGCCGATGGGCTGGCCGTCGCCGATGGGGGGTCGGATCCGACTGGTACTGGTATCCCATCATTTTTGGTGGTGGTGGTTCGGGCGGTTTCGGTGGCCGCCGGGGAGGAAGCTCGCACGGCTGGAGTGGCGGTGGCTTCGGTGGATTTGGCGGAGGGTCATTCGGCGGGGGAGGAGCCAGTGGGAGTTGGTGA
- a CDS encoding phosphoglycerate kinase translates to MAKLSVRDLDLCGKRVFLRVDFNVPIEAGRVTDASRIDASLPTIRYLIERRARVIVASHLGRPKGQRDSRYSLRPVADVLTERLGPIVTFALDCVGPEVEALASSLAEGHVLLLENLRFHPGEEKNDPEFARSLARLADLYVNDAFGTAHRAHASTVGITSFVPVAAAGLLMERELDYLGRALTHPEHPFVVLLGGAKVSDKIPVLTNLLNHADAILIGGAMAYTFLVARGGDVGASRVETDYVSTARDLLVRAEARQVPLVLPVDHVVVDSTDPTAPPRVVSGDAFPPSAIGMDIGPTTIELFGQRIRQARTVIWNGPVGVFERPPFDQGTVALAHEVASVEGVTIVGGGDSVAAIHRAGVADRITHLSTGGGATLEFLAGVDLPGVAALTEKT, encoded by the coding sequence ATGGCGAAACTGTCGGTGAGAGATCTCGATCTGTGCGGCAAGCGCGTCTTCCTTCGGGTTGACTTTAATGTCCCGATCGAGGCCGGGCGCGTCACCGATGCCTCCAGGATTGACGCGTCACTTCCGACCATTCGCTACCTGATAGAGCGCCGCGCCCGAGTGATCGTTGCGTCTCATTTGGGACGCCCCAAAGGTCAGCGTGACTCTCGGTATTCCCTTCGGCCCGTGGCCGATGTGCTCACCGAGCGGCTCGGACCGATCGTCACGTTCGCTCTGGATTGCGTTGGTCCAGAGGTCGAGGCCCTGGCGAGCAGCCTTGCCGAAGGACACGTTCTCCTTTTGGAAAATCTGCGATTTCATCCGGGCGAAGAGAAAAATGATCCCGAATTCGCTCGCTCCCTGGCGCGGCTGGCCGATCTCTATGTCAACGACGCCTTCGGGACGGCCCACCGAGCCCATGCCTCGACAGTCGGAATCACGTCCTTTGTGCCGGTGGCCGCTGCCGGTTTGCTCATGGAAAGGGAATTAGACTATCTCGGTCGTGCGCTCACTCATCCGGAGCATCCCTTTGTTGTTCTCTTGGGGGGAGCGAAGGTTTCGGATAAGATTCCCGTGTTGACGAATCTTCTCAATCACGCGGATGCCATCCTGATTGGGGGAGCCATGGCCTACACCTTCCTGGTGGCCCGGGGAGGAGACGTCGGGGCGTCTCGGGTTGAAACAGATTACGTCTCCACAGCTCGTGATTTGCTTGTGAGGGCGGAGGCTCGACAGGTTCCCCTCGTATTACCGGTTGACCATGTGGTTGTTGATTCAACCGATCCCACGGCACCCCCTCGCGTTGTGAGCGGAGACGCCTTTCCCCCTTCAGCAATAGGTATGGACATTGGCCCGACCACGATTGAGTTGTTCGGGCAAAGGATTCGTCAGGCTCGAACGGTGATCTGGAACGGGCCCGTTGGCGTCTTTGAACGCCCACCGTTCGATCAGGGGACGGTGGCGCTGGCGCATGAAGTGGCATCGGTGGAGGGAGTCACTATTGTCGGTGGAGGGGATTCCGTGGCCGCGATTCATCGCGCGGGAGTTGCGGACCGAATCACGCATCTCTCAACGGGTGGTGGTGCAACGCTGGAGTTCCTGGCCGGCGTGGATCTTCCAGGTGTCGCGGCACTGACAGAGAAGACTTAG
- a CDS encoding transketolase produces MSHLAELRAIAQRLRRHAILMTTEAGSGHPTSCLSCADLITAVFFHAMRYDVANIAHPMNDRFILSKGHAAPILYAAWAEAGAFPAERLMTLRRFESELEGHPTPRFPWAEVGTGSLGQGLSIGVGMAIAGKYLDRLPYTVYVLLGDGEVAEGSVWEAASLAAYYRLDNLIALVDVNRLGQSQATMYGHNLAAYEAKFRAFGWHALTVDGHDMGQIVAALDEARRVEGQPSVIIARTIKGKGVSFLEDREGWHGKPLKKGEESDRALEELMTDGDGFARPSASRSLRRPPSTGEEKQRLASAEPAIPSLPPPSYSLGEMVATREAYGTALAKLGHLCPRVVVLDGDTKNSTFSEKFLQEHPDRFFEAFIAEQNMIGAAVGLAARGYLPFASTFACFLTRAFDHIRMAAISRANIKLCGSHAGVSIGEDGPSQMGLEDLAMMRSIPGSVILYPADAVSAERAVELAARYKGIAYIRTTRPKTPVLYRPDEPFDLGQCKILRESPADLVTVVAAGITVHESLKAHELLAQEGIPVRIIDLFSVKPIDVETLRRSAKATGGLVLTVEDHYRDGGLGDAVAQALSGDGIRVVSLGVTEIPHSGTPDELLDAYGIGARHIVRHVKQLVGKKTSAATDDRPAIL; encoded by the coding sequence ATGAGCCATCTCGCTGAACTTCGCGCAATTGCACAGCGACTGCGGAGACACGCAATTCTCATGACAACCGAAGCCGGTTCCGGTCATCCGACGTCCTGCTTGTCCTGTGCCGACCTGATCACGGCTGTTTTCTTCCACGCGATGCGGTACGACGTGGCCAACATCGCCCATCCGATGAACGATCGCTTCATCCTCTCGAAAGGCCATGCTGCACCCATCCTGTACGCGGCGTGGGCGGAAGCAGGAGCCTTCCCGGCTGAACGTCTGATGACGCTCCGACGTTTCGAGAGCGAACTCGAAGGTCATCCGACCCCTCGTTTCCCCTGGGCGGAAGTTGGGACGGGTTCGCTCGGTCAGGGCCTCTCGATTGGCGTCGGCATGGCAATAGCCGGAAAATACCTGGACCGTCTGCCATACACCGTCTATGTGTTGCTCGGCGATGGAGAAGTCGCGGAGGGATCGGTCTGGGAAGCGGCATCGCTGGCGGCCTATTATCGCCTGGATAACCTTATCGCCCTGGTAGACGTCAACCGGTTAGGCCAGAGTCAAGCCACCATGTACGGTCATAACCTGGCTGCCTACGAGGCGAAGTTTCGCGCTTTCGGCTGGCACGCCCTGACCGTTGATGGACACGACATGGGGCAGATCGTTGCTGCTCTGGATGAGGCTCGGAGGGTCGAAGGACAGCCTTCGGTCATCATCGCCCGGACGATCAAAGGGAAAGGCGTCTCGTTCCTCGAAGACCGCGAGGGCTGGCACGGGAAACCCCTCAAAAAAGGCGAGGAATCGGACCGAGCCCTCGAGGAGCTGATGACTGACGGTGACGGATTCGCCCGACCGTCGGCGTCTCGGTCACTACGGCGCCCTCCCTCGACCGGCGAGGAGAAGCAACGCCTGGCCTCCGCTGAACCTGCAATCCCCTCGCTTCCTCCACCGAGCTACTCCCTCGGCGAGATGGTAGCCACCCGCGAAGCCTACGGCACAGCTCTGGCCAAACTCGGCCATCTGTGCCCTCGCGTCGTCGTCCTGGATGGCGACACGAAGAATTCGACCTTCTCCGAAAAGTTCCTCCAGGAGCATCCGGATCGGTTCTTTGAAGCCTTCATCGCCGAGCAAAATATGATCGGGGCGGCCGTCGGTCTCGCTGCCCGAGGCTACCTCCCCTTCGCATCTACGTTCGCCTGCTTCCTCACGCGGGCTTTCGATCATATCCGAATGGCGGCCATCTCACGGGCGAACATCAAGTTGTGCGGATCGCATGCCGGTGTCTCTATTGGAGAAGATGGGCCTTCTCAGATGGGGCTGGAGGACCTTGCCATGATGCGGTCTATCCCCGGTTCAGTGATCCTCTACCCGGCGGATGCGGTTTCCGCCGAACGCGCCGTCGAACTGGCAGCTCGTTACAAAGGCATCGCCTACATCCGCACAACGCGCCCTAAGACTCCGGTTTTGTATCGTCCCGACGAACCTTTCGATCTCGGACAATGCAAGATCCTGCGCGAGAGTCCAGCCGACCTTGTGACTGTTGTGGCTGCCGGCATCACCGTGCACGAATCCTTGAAGGCTCACGAGCTTCTCGCTCAGGAGGGCATCCCCGTCCGCATCATTGATCTTTTCTCGGTCAAACCGATTGACGTGGAAACCCTCCGCCGGTCGGCTAAGGCCACCGGAGGACTGGTGCTGACCGTGGAAGATCACTATCGTGACGGTGGGCTTGGAGACGCCGTGGCCCAGGCTCTTTCAGGGGACGGAATTCGGGTGGTTTCACTTGGGGTCACGGAAATCCCTCACTCAGGAACACCGGACGAACTACTCGACGCCTATGGCATCGGCGCACGACACATTGTCCGCCACGTCAAACAGCTCGTCGGTAAGAAGACATCGGCTGCTACCGATGACAGACCAGCAATCCTATGA
- a CDS encoding DUF885 domain-containing protein — MKAALRDRLDRMIEEFLSCYFTFHPTSATAVGFHQYDHLLEDRSDELLADQRRRLEDVRQRLRREIDWTQLDPDSQADYCVVVSEIEAEILSLDSVRWWARDPSWYSDVACWSVYSLLAREYAPSETRIMAACQRMDAIPRLFDQARSALLNYARTSSPTAPAGIPPIYIEIARQELTGAKSFFDSLVPTFAENISNRDLADQFKRASARAADACQDLLQFLDVELRREASGTFALGGDLFHRLLRLLEHITTPVEKILACGLERLRTTQRKMEDIASRIAPGVPLPTLLEQLSEDHPTGEDLIASYRHRTQEIRRFIEERELVTIPPGDDLLIVETPPFSRSLIFAALDAPGPFDPDGLPTFFYVTPADSAQPPENQREYLRAHNRFAQVATIIHEAYPGHYVQSLHRRRTPSRVRKIFGTGSFIEGWAHYCEEMVLDEGYGEDDPRLRLFQLHEALWRIGRLIVGTRMHTDNLSLDEGIEFLVRECYQQHDNARREVWRYTRDPFVLVYSWGKWQIQELREAARKQWGSRFSLREFHDHLLAYGEPSVTLLRFLLLGDTIPACVADA; from the coding sequence ATGAAAGCGGCTCTAAGGGACCGACTCGATCGGATGATTGAAGAGTTTCTCTCCTGCTATTTCACATTTCATCCCACATCCGCGACAGCCGTCGGGTTCCACCAATACGATCACCTTTTGGAAGACCGGTCCGACGAACTTCTCGCGGACCAACGCCGGCGTCTGGAAGATGTCCGTCAGCGGTTGCGACGGGAGATTGACTGGACGCAACTTGATCCGGATTCACAGGCGGACTACTGCGTTGTCGTCTCGGAGATTGAAGCGGAGATCCTGTCTCTTGATTCCGTTCGCTGGTGGGCCCGTGATCCGAGCTGGTACAGCGACGTCGCCTGCTGGTCCGTCTACAGTCTGCTCGCGAGGGAATACGCTCCGAGCGAAACACGGATCATGGCGGCGTGCCAGCGGATGGATGCCATTCCTCGCCTCTTCGACCAGGCCCGGAGCGCTCTTCTCAATTACGCCCGCACGTCCTCTCCCACGGCGCCCGCGGGAATTCCGCCAATCTATATCGAGATTGCCCGGCAGGAGCTGACCGGGGCGAAATCGTTCTTCGATTCCCTCGTGCCGACCTTTGCCGAGAATATCTCCAACCGTGATCTGGCGGATCAGTTCAAACGCGCAAGTGCGCGAGCAGCCGACGCCTGTCAGGACCTCCTTCAGTTTCTGGATGTCGAACTCCGACGTGAGGCAAGTGGGACATTCGCGCTGGGTGGTGATCTCTTCCATCGCCTCCTTCGCCTTCTGGAGCACATCACCACGCCGGTGGAAAAAATTCTTGCTTGTGGCCTCGAACGGTTGCGGACCACACAACGAAAAATGGAGGACATCGCCTCGCGCATTGCCCCGGGCGTCCCCCTGCCGACACTCCTGGAACAACTATCCGAGGATCACCCCACAGGGGAGGATCTGATTGCCTCCTACCGCCACCGTACTCAGGAGATCCGGCGCTTCATTGAGGAACGCGAGCTTGTCACGATTCCCCCGGGAGATGATCTCCTCATCGTGGAAACACCGCCTTTTTCTCGCAGTCTCATCTTTGCTGCGCTCGATGCTCCCGGACCTTTTGACCCCGACGGCCTTCCGACGTTTTTCTATGTGACCCCCGCTGACTCAGCGCAGCCCCCGGAGAACCAGAGAGAATACCTTCGCGCCCACAACCGGTTCGCTCAGGTGGCTACGATTATTCACGAAGCCTATCCCGGTCATTACGTCCAGTCTCTCCATCGTCGGCGAACCCCCTCGCGGGTGCGAAAGATCTTTGGAACGGGAAGCTTCATCGAAGGGTGGGCGCACTACTGCGAGGAGATGGTGCTCGACGAAGGGTATGGCGAAGATGATCCGCGCCTCCGATTGTTTCAGCTCCACGAAGCCCTCTGGCGCATTGGCCGTCTCATCGTTGGAACCAGGATGCACACGGACAATCTGTCGCTGGATGAAGGGATCGAGTTCCTCGTTCGTGAGTGCTACCAGCAACATGACAATGCTCGTCGTGAGGTCTGGCGGTACACACGCGACCCCTTCGTCCTCGTCTACTCCTGGGGGAAGTGGCAGATTCAGGAACTGCGAGAGGCCGCACGCAAGCAGTGGGGATCGCGCTTCTCTCTCCGGGAGTTCCACGACCATCTTCTGGCTTATGGGGAACCCTCGGTGACGCTCTTGAGATTCCTTCTTCTGGGCGATACAATCCCGGCCTGTGTGGCTGATGCTTAA
- the tpiA gene encoding triose-phosphate isomerase gives MRQPIIAGNWKMHKLLPEATETARELRSLVGHVSHCLVIVAPPFTALRAVADRLDGSAIKVAAQNVCDIGGFGARTGEVSAAMLRDAGCEYVIIGHSERRLFYGETDEMVNRKIRAALEGRLKAIVCVGETLPEREAGREFAVVEQQIAGGLAGLTDEDMSNMIIAYEPVWAIGTGKTATPQQAQVMHEFIRRLIARIFGKVTADAVRILYGGSVRPDNIGELMSQPDVDGALVGGASLEARTFAEIVNYAR, from the coding sequence ATGCGGCAGCCAATTATCGCGGGAAACTGGAAGATGCATAAACTTCTACCGGAGGCGACGGAAACTGCGCGAGAACTTCGATCACTGGTTGGACACGTCTCGCACTGTCTGGTTATTGTTGCCCCACCGTTTACGGCGTTACGGGCGGTTGCTGACCGACTGGATGGGTCAGCGATTAAGGTCGCCGCTCAAAACGTCTGCGATATCGGGGGATTCGGCGCGCGAACAGGCGAGGTGAGCGCCGCCATGCTGCGGGATGCCGGGTGCGAATACGTCATCATCGGTCACTCGGAACGTCGGCTCTTTTACGGAGAAACCGATGAGATGGTCAACCGAAAGATACGAGCCGCGTTGGAGGGTCGCCTGAAGGCAATCGTCTGTGTAGGGGAAACCCTGCCTGAAAGAGAGGCCGGACGGGAGTTCGCTGTTGTCGAACAGCAAATCGCCGGGGGATTGGCTGGCTTGACAGACGAGGATATGTCCAATATGATCATCGCCTACGAACCGGTATGGGCGATTGGGACGGGGAAAACGGCCACGCCGCAACAAGCGCAGGTGATGCATGAATTCATTCGCCGTCTCATCGCGCGAATTTTTGGGAAAGTGACGGCCGACGCCGTGCGAATTCTTTACGGAGGGAGCGTCAGGCCGGATAATATTGGCGAGCTTATGAGTCAGCCTGATGTTGATGGTGCTTTGGTCGGGGGAGCGAGCCTGGAGGCGCGGACTTTCGCGGAGATCGTGAATTACGCGAGGTGA
- a CDS encoding LemA family protein: MSDIFEQNQSSREDFRQAYLREQQQLAQARAARTRRRAILAFVLAGLILVFGVGSASTYNTLVRQREVVRSSWSQVENQMQRRADLIPNLVNTVKGITAQELEVYSRIAEARSRLLRPDATPQERVQANAEIEQALPQLRVQVLSLAEQYPQLRSNETFQRLMDELAGTENRIAVARRDYIQAVQDYNVTASRFPTVLIARLFGFRNMENYFTAAPSASQPPKVQF; encoded by the coding sequence ATGAGTGATATCTTCGAGCAGAATCAAAGCAGTCGAGAGGACTTCCGACAGGCCTACCTCCGTGAACAACAGCAGTTGGCGCAAGCACGGGCTGCCCGGACGCGCCGACGAGCTATTCTCGCCTTCGTCCTCGCAGGCTTGATTCTTGTCTTCGGCGTCGGATCGGCGTCCACCTACAACACCCTGGTCCGACAGCGGGAGGTCGTGCGCAGCAGTTGGTCACAGGTTGAAAACCAGATGCAACGCCGGGCCGATCTGATTCCTAATCTGGTGAACACGGTCAAGGGAATTACGGCCCAGGAGCTTGAGGTCTACAGTCGCATCGCCGAGGCACGGTCGCGGCTGTTGCGTCCCGATGCGACCCCACAAGAACGCGTGCAGGCAAATGCGGAAATCGAGCAAGCCTTGCCGCAGCTCCGCGTTCAGGTCCTGTCCCTTGCCGAACAATATCCACAGTTGCGGTCGAACGAGACGTTCCAGCGATTGATGGATGAGCTGGCCGGGACAGAAAATCGAATCGCTGTGGCCCGCCGGGATTATATCCAGGCCGTTCAGGACTATAACGTCACCGCGTCTCGGTTTCCGACGGTGCTCATTGCTCGGCTCTTCGGGTTCAGAAATATGGAGAACTATTTCACTGCTGCTCCGTCAGCCAGCCAGCCTCCGAAGGTTCAGTTTTAG
- the gap gene encoding type I glyceraldehyde-3-phosphate dehydrogenase, whose amino-acid sequence MAVKVGINGFGRIGRNLFRAAMDTKEIEFVAVNDITDPKTLAHLLKYDSNLGNLNAIVTYGEDWLSVNGRRMQVFKEKDPAKIPWEAVGAEIVVEATGLFTDRADAEKHLRGPVKKVIITAPAKGEDVTIVLGVNHHVYDPAKHHIVSNASCTTNCLAPVVKVLNDRFGIVHGLMNTIHAYTNDQRILDLPHKDLRRARAAAVSMIPTTTGAAKAIGLVIPELKGKLDGIAIRVPTPNVSVVDLTAELMRPVTVEEVNGALKQAAEEELKGILAYCEEELVSIDFRGNPHSSIVDAGFTRVTDGTLVKILAWYDNEWGYSCRVRDLILFMAEKGL is encoded by the coding sequence ATGGCTGTTAAGGTCGGAATCAACGGTTTTGGCCGCATAGGTCGAAATCTCTTTCGAGCGGCGATGGACACGAAGGAGATCGAGTTTGTGGCCGTCAACGATATTACGGATCCCAAGACGCTGGCCCATCTGCTCAAATACGATTCGAACCTGGGTAATCTCAACGCAATTGTGACCTACGGCGAGGATTGGCTGTCCGTCAACGGTCGGCGAATGCAAGTCTTTAAGGAAAAAGATCCGGCGAAGATTCCCTGGGAGGCGGTGGGAGCTGAGATCGTCGTGGAGGCGACCGGTCTCTTCACCGACCGGGCTGATGCGGAGAAGCATCTTCGAGGTCCGGTGAAGAAAGTCATCATCACAGCTCCCGCCAAGGGAGAGGATGTGACGATTGTTCTCGGAGTCAATCATCATGTCTATGATCCGGCGAAGCATCATATTGTCTCCAATGCTTCCTGCACGACGAATTGTCTCGCCCCGGTCGTGAAGGTCCTCAATGATCGGTTTGGTATCGTGCATGGCCTGATGAACACGATCCACGCCTATACGAACGATCAGCGAATCCTCGATCTCCCACACAAGGACCTGCGGCGAGCGCGGGCCGCCGCCGTCTCAATGATTCCCACCACGACGGGAGCAGCGAAAGCAATCGGATTGGTCATCCCTGAACTCAAGGGGAAACTCGACGGGATTGCCATCCGCGTTCCCACGCCCAACGTGTCGGTCGTAGATTTGACGGCGGAGTTAATGCGCCCCGTCACCGTGGAGGAGGTCAATGGGGCATTGAAGCAGGCCGCCGAAGAGGAACTCAAGGGAATCCTCGCCTATTGCGAGGAGGAGCTGGTTTCTATTGATTTCCGGGGCAATCCTCACTCTTCTATCGTTGATGCGGGATTCACGCGGGTGACCGATGGGACGCTGGTGAAGATTCTCGCATGGTACGACAACGAGTGGGGCTATAGCTGTCGCGTCCGCGACCTGATCCTTTTCATGGCGGAGAAGGGATTGTGA